In one window of Chitinophagales bacterium DNA:
- a CDS encoding DNA polymerase/3'-5' exonuclease PolX: protein MDNYAIADQFSLLSKLMDIHGDNSFRAKSYATAAYTIEKLPAPLSSLAPAQIASIKGIGDATATKIMEILQSGKMQALEDYLAKTPAGILEMMQIKGLGPKKIATIWKEMEMESLGELLYACNENRLMLYKGFGEKTQQNIKEAIEFYMGTQGSYLYQQVEAYALGMTDQLSKQFPNGQFELTGAFRRQLEVIDQVDWLSTTPLGDIEAFYTGIAYEVIESSAAKIMLKGPENIRLCFYYTTVEDWAKQLFITTASAEFLDHWNKTFPAWAASNYPDETAIFDAASISYIAPALRETAIIIDRAKAGNLTQLIQPNDISGIIHSHSKWSDGVHSIKEMADAAIAAGLQYLVISDHSKTAAYANGLQIERVLAQHQEIDSLNKQYNGFRIFKSIESDILGDGSLDYPADILAQFDLVIASVHSNLKMSEEKAMQRLLAAIENPYTNILGHMTGRLLLSRNGYPLDHHKIIDACAANQVVIELNAHPRRLDIDWRWIDYALSKGVLISIDPDAHAIEGYADCRYGVLVAQKAGLSKENNLSSYSLEAFTAFIAQQNRKRP from the coding sequence ATGGATAATTACGCCATTGCCGACCAGTTCTCACTCTTGTCCAAACTCATGGACATCCATGGAGATAATTCTTTCCGTGCTAAATCATACGCAACAGCAGCTTATACCATAGAAAAATTACCTGCGCCATTAAGTAGTCTGGCTCCTGCACAGATTGCTTCCATTAAGGGAATTGGTGATGCCACTGCTACCAAGATTATGGAAATCTTACAAAGTGGTAAGATGCAAGCATTGGAAGACTACCTCGCCAAAACACCGGCGGGTATTCTGGAAATGATGCAAATCAAAGGACTAGGGCCAAAGAAAATTGCCACCATCTGGAAAGAGATGGAGATGGAGTCACTGGGTGAATTGCTCTATGCCTGCAATGAAAACAGGTTAATGCTTTATAAAGGCTTTGGTGAAAAGACGCAGCAAAACATTAAAGAAGCCATAGAATTTTACATGGGCACACAGGGAAGTTATCTATACCAACAGGTAGAAGCATATGCCCTTGGAATGACGGATCAGTTGAGTAAGCAATTCCCAAATGGACAATTCGAGCTGACTGGCGCATTTAGAAGGCAATTGGAAGTGATTGACCAGGTTGATTGGCTGAGCACTACCCCGTTGGGTGATATTGAAGCATTCTATACAGGTATTGCTTATGAAGTGATAGAAAGTTCCGCTGCGAAAATTATGCTTAAGGGACCGGAAAATATCCGCCTATGCTTTTATTATACCACAGTAGAAGATTGGGCGAAACAACTTTTCATAACTACAGCGTCAGCGGAGTTTCTGGATCATTGGAATAAAACTTTCCCTGCATGGGCAGCTAGTAACTACCCCGATGAAACTGCCATTTTTGATGCTGCATCCATCAGTTACATAGCGCCTGCACTAAGAGAAACCGCAATTATTATTGATCGTGCAAAAGCGGGCAATCTTACTCAACTCATTCAACCAAACGATATCAGCGGTATCATCCATAGCCATAGCAAATGGAGTGATGGTGTGCACAGCATTAAAGAAATGGCGGATGCTGCTATTGCCGCAGGTTTACAATACTTAGTCATTAGTGACCATAGCAAGACTGCAGCTTATGCGAATGGCTTACAGATTGAGCGTGTGCTGGCACAGCATCAGGAAATTGATAGCCTTAACAAACAATACAATGGCTTTCGCATTTTCAAGAGCATTGAGAGCGATATTCTGGGTGATGGCAGTCTTGATTACCCAGCTGATATACTTGCTCAGTTTGATCTGGTCATTGCATCTGTGCACAGCAATTTGAAGATGAGTGAGGAGAAAGCCATGCAGAGACTGCTTGCAGCAATTGAGAACCCCTACACCAATATTCTTGGACACATGACAGGAAGACTCTTACTAAGCAGAAATGGTTACCCATTAGATCATCACAAAATCATTGACGCTTGCGCGGCCAATCAGGTGGTGATTGAACTCAATGCCCACCCAAGAAGATTGGATATCGACTGGCGTTGGATTGATTATGCTTTGTCTAAAGGTGTGTTGATTTCCATTGATCCGGATGCACATGCCATTGAAGGTTATGCCGATTGCAGGTATGGTGTATTGGTAGCACAGAAAGCGGGCTTGTCAAAGGAAAACAACCTCAGCAGCTATTCATTAGAAGCATTTACAGCATTCATCGCACAGCAAAACAGGAAAAGACCTTAA